AATTGATGCGGCGAATAACGTCGTGCTGCCTGATCCAGCCGTTACAACACCCGTGTCTACCCCGGCACATATTCGCATCATTTTCCACGTCGACAGTCTGGGACAAGTGCGGTTGCTGAAGAGCGTTGCGGTCCTGTCAAGGTCCACCAACAATCCAAGCGACTTGGCGTTGGTGACGGACGAGACTTTGTACCCGAACTTCGTCAGCCCGGGAAAACGCATCTCTGCAGCTGCGTTCGATTTTGGTGACAATCAGGTGATTCAGATATTAAACCAGGTGGCAGCTTCAGCTGCCACCGCGGCTGCCAATGGAGCCAATGCCACGAATGCAGCCAACCAAGTTTTACTGGGTGCAGATGTGGATGCGCGCTACGCCGCGTTCGTGAGCGGGACCATCCTAAACAATGCTGTTGGCGGGGCTGCCGTTTCCGCCAAGAATGGCGCGGTAAGCCGTAAAAATGCTGGTGGAACAGCACTGCAAGTGATCGCTGATGCCTATTCAGCGGCGACCAATGATGCACGGGTGGTGACTGCACGCACCAATGCGTTGGCGCTTCAAGCTTCATCGTTCGTCCCGGATAACCGTTATGCGGCAGCCGTGGATGCCATTGCCAGCGCCGCTGCAAATGCCGCCGCCGCCTCAGCCAATTCCAATTTGACCGCGGCTGTGGTGGGCAGCAACGCCACCAATGCCGCTCTGGCAGCTCTGACCAACGCTCAGACCGCTCCATCCATCGTTTCTCCAGGTTATAAGAGTTTTATTGCCACTTCGACTTTCCAGTCCAGCGCGCAAATTGCTGGTGCGGCGGCAGCCTCTGCAGTTGCCCAGGCTGGCAGCGGCACCGCCAGCCAGCTTCAAGCGAAGGCAAATTCCGCGGCTCTCAAAGCCTTGACCGATGCAAAGGTCTTTGCCGCTGCTGATGGCGTGGTGGTCAACGAAGTCCTGATGGGCGGAACACTGGCTGCAAGTGGCGCTCTTAGCGGGAGCATCTACCTTGGTGCAAGTCATCCCACCAATCCTTTCCGCCACCGGATGCATCCTGATCATACCATTGGTTATCCGATCACGCGCAATCTCAGCATTCAATTTGATTCCGCCTCCGGCACCAACGCTTTCCAAACTGCCAGCTTTGGCGTCGATAAACTCACGGGAACATATCGCGAAGAAATAACGGGGCTGCATAAGCCGTTGGGAACAGCTCAGAATATCGGGCTCATTACCGAAGGTACCATCACCCTGAATCGCCTCAGCCTGGTTGACACTTTGAATCAGTAAAATTGCTTTTAGATCAGAAATTTAGCCATGAAAACTTGCTGCGTTACTCAGTCGTTCATGCGGAAAAGACTTTGGGCGGGTCTGCTGCTGGTCATGCTTACCTGCATGGCCTCCGTCAGTTTTGCCGCGTCCTCGTTTGTCGTTGGGCTGCCCGGAGTGCAAGTCGTCGATACCAAGATTGATTCTTTCGGCACCACTTACGTGCTGGGAAAGGACGGGGCGGGGGAGAGCTTGTTAATCAAGTATGACTCCAGCGGTTCACCCATAGCTTGGGTGGGCGGCTCCAGCCCGGTTACAATCCGAACCAATACCCTCGGTACCCCCACCGCGCTCTGCGTCGCTGCTGGCACCACCAACCTTTACATTGTGGGCTCTGCGAACATTATTCGCGTGAGCCGTGACAGCGGTCTTTCCAACACTACTCCACTTCCCGTTCCTGCCTCCATGGTGCCGAACGCTGTGTATTATTCCCGGCGGCTTGGTTTATATTTGCGGCATTACATTGGTTCAGGTGGTCTGTTCGCCAAACTGCGATGCGCGCGCAGTCAGTCCGCGGTTTGCAAGCTGCTGCAGATCTCACAGTAGCAGTGCGTGTGTACTATGCGCCGATCAGGTCTGAACACTGCCGAATCTCTGGCCGTGGACGAAGCCGGCGATGTTTACGTAAGCGGTCATTTTGGCAGTGGCAGTCTGACCTCGGATACTTCCTTTGACGGTTCCGGTCAATGGCGGGTGGATGTTGTTAGCGCTTCCGTCGGTATCTCTGATATCTATATTGCCAATGCCGTGCTGGGGGGAGCCGGTGCGACCTCCACCAATACCAGCTATTGGGATAAAATAAACTTTGGTAGCGGCAGCGACGGAGGTTTTGGTGGAGATGCCCCCTTTCCGAACGGTGTGGCTAACAACTTCGTTCTCCATGCCACCGGCGAAATATACATTCCTAGTGATGGGGTTTATACCTTTTCCAGCAGCACTGATGACGGTACAAGTCTGTCAATCGATGGCACCCAAGTTCTCGTTTACACTGGCTCGCGTGGTGTTGGTACAACCACCGGTGCAATTTTTCTAACACGTGGACTTCATTTTGCGGATTACATCCAATTTCAAGGCGGTGGTGCCACCTCGGCAGAATTGTTATTCACTCCTCCAGGGAGTCCCTACGTCTATTGGTTGCAACCGACCAAGTTAAGAGATACCCAAAATAAAGCCTATGTGGCCAAGTTTGATGGCGGTTTAACAGTATTTAAGAATGCTTATTTTACTGCCTCCGAAACGCCCGGCAGTGGCGGTGCTTTTCATGAATTGCAATACGCACAAGGCTGGGTTTATGCCGTCGGCTCCTGGCAAGGTGTGGCCAACAATCCTGATATTGGCTTGAAGGATACGTCCGTCAACGGCTCCACTGATATTGACATCGTAAAACTCGATACGGATTTGAAGCTCAAGGGGCGCGCCACTGTTAAAGGCAGCGCGAATAATGAAGGCTATAGCGTGAGTCCGGACGACAATGGAAATATCTACGTGGTAGGGTCCTATGGTCCTGGCTCGGTTGACTTTACCGGCAATGGGGATAGAAGCAGCACGGATCCAACGAAGGATCGCAAATTTACTTCGCTTTCATCGCCGCAAACCAGTTTGTTTGTAGCTCAACTTAACTCGAACCTGGATTTTCAATGGGTCAACCAGCCGACCAGTCCGATTCCCGGATCATTCTCCACCGCATCCAAGGTGCGTTGGAATTCAGTCTTGCAACGCCTCTTTTGGACTGGCTTCTTCGCCAACGGCAGCCTCACCCTGGGACAGCCCACAACTCAAGTTACGTTAAATGGCACACAAGGTTTTTTAACTGTGCTTCAACCGGACGGCACCTTTACCGAACGTGTTTTGCTGACCGTGATTTCCGATTATGGAAACAGCGTGTCACAGATTAAACCCTTTGGTGGTCCGCTCGTTGGCGGGAACCCAACTTCCACTAATCAACAATATGTTATCAAAGGGGTTCCGGTAACCGCCTCGGTGCCGAAGATCATTTTCCGCAAAGGACAGGTGGATGTCATTTCTGATGACCAGGCCGATACCCGTATTAGCAATAACGGCTATTCAGTGGATAACAACGTGGCCACTGGCAATGCGGAGAGTTATACCTTCACAATCACAAAGGATACTTCTGTCACATTCAACTGGCAGGTGGATTACGCCCTCAACATCGATTCAGATTTGTCCGGCACGGTCGGCACGGGCGATCCTGCCCACGGTCTAGCCGGAATTTCTGGTATTTCTTCCCTGGCATCAGGAAATCCTGTCCCATCAGTTCAGAAACATTGGGTGGCAAAGAGCGATACCGTAATCGCCACCATCGATTCCGAGACCATGGATCTTAATAACCCCGGCTTGCCAATCAAATACGTGGTGACAGGTTACAGCGCGGCCGGCCCGGCAAATCCTCTGAATAGTTTGCAAACCAATTTCATTAGCTTTTCCGGCAACGAAGTCAGGCGACAGGTTCCACAGTTCGTCATGAATGGACCCGCTTCCATTCAGTATCGCTGGAAGCTCAAGATTGGTGTGCAGGTCAACACAACCGGCCCACAATCCAGTGGCTGGCCTTTGGTGAAGGTATTGAAGGACCCCGGGCAGACCAACAGTCTTCCTCCAGCACAATCGAATGGGACAGGGTCAGGCACCTTCTACTTTGATGAGCACACTTCGGTGGATATTGGAACTTTGAAAAATCAAGGTGTGGTCCAGGTGAAGGGATGGTTGAACGGGGACGGCTATATCTTTGCCAACACTGGAGCTCTCTCCAATCTGACTTCATCATTTACGGTCACCACCACCAACGGGGTGCAAACCTATGTCTCCACGCGAGTGCCTGACCTCGTCCGGCCAGGTCGCGTCATGTGGGATTACGGCGATCGCATTTTCGAAGAAACAGTTTATATCGGAAATTCGGTAACCTTTAGTACCGTTGACGACCCGGCAGTAAAAGCGATTTTGCGATCGGATTTATCACCTGATCATGTGGATGTGAGCGAGGGGCCTCAGGGAAGTACTGGCAATGATATGGGCATCTGGGATCCGCAAGGGAAGAAGTATTATCCGCTCCGTCCCGGCGTGGTCCTGTCCTACTGGTTCACGTCAGGCGACCCGGCAGCTCGCGTGATTATCCGGCTGACCTTCAAGTATCCAGTCTCTCCTCACTATCGACACATTGCCGGCACCCCCGCCGTGAATCTGGATCCGAGCACAAACGACCTTGTGAGCTTTAATTCCTTGAAATATACCGAGCCCACCACGAGCGCGGCGGTGGATAGCAGCAATAATTTTACGGCTACCGGTCCTGGCAACACAGTCCTGCTGTTTAATGAAACCAGCAGCTCTGGTCGTGGTGGCCAGATTCAAACTTACCGGGTTCGTGTGGTGCAAACCAAGAAGTGGAACGATCAACTGCCCGCTACCCAAGTGGCTTACATCGGACAGAAAATCACCAGTGCCTATGACACCGCCGGATTGGGAACGGGGTATTTGTTCTTCAAGAATGCGCGATACAATCCGTTTATTTATAACCGTGATACCATTACCGGGCCAATTATACCGGTGAACCTTTTCCCCACCGCTGGACCGACCGAACAACTCGTGGTGGTGTGGTATGAGAATCGCGATAAAATTACTTGGCCCTACCAGGCAGTGCAGTACACGCCTGCCTGGCCAACCCCGGCAACGGGACTGAATAGGATTGTGCTTGCCAGTCGGTACGGCAATGAAAGCGTGGCTGCCGATGGTACTGATCAGATTGTGACTCCTGCAAAGATGATTGGCACCAATGTCATACCAGTCGAGACAACTTTCAATCCGGCACGTTTTCAACAATTAAAAATTTATAACCAGCCGGATTCCACGATCCCGGGTTACAATCCAAACGAAGAACATGCACTGCTTGCTCCTTCGTTGCGTTCAGCCGCGATTTCTCCCCGTCCCATGGCTGCCTATGCCTTGCGCGACAACGACCTCAACGTGACCAATCGCGACGCCAGCTATACTTCCGATCCTTACGTGCTCGTCCAGTTTTTCGACGCTCTGGATCAAGAGTTTAAGATGAAGGTGTATAATATTGTTCGTGCAGCAACCAACCTGAATGCCGGCGACCTAAGTTATGAATATTCCTTCAACCAGGAAATGAATGCAGGTGAACCCGTCATTCCTTTCTATCCATTGGTGTCCGTAATTGGAGCCACGCCTTCTGCAGCCACCTATGGCCGCGACGGTCAGCCGACTGCACAGCGTTGTTTTTGGAAGGATCATAAGGGAACCGGTTGGGCCGTTTCCGGCGATGGCTTCTTTTACATGTATTTCTATTATCCCTTGAGCCCGGATTTCTGGTGGCCTGCGGCGGATAACAAGCAACCTGGAGATTCTGTGGCCTGGTTGTCAAACACTCCGCGTGATACAAATGCCTTCTTTAACATCGATTATACACGGAATGACCAGAATCCCACAGCACAGAAAATTCTGTATACCACCAGCTGGCCGCAGAACGTGCCCGTGTTGAAGGTGGGCGAGACCCTAACCTTCCCCGGCGGCGAGTATCATGCCGACAATCCAATTACGACAGTTATCGATGATAACGGGGACTTGGTGACCGAAGATACCCCGGGATTACCCGGAGTTGTCGGTTGGGCAGCAGGAGAGATCATTTACGACACGTTGAATCCAGTCATGAACGATCAGACAATTTTTGATCGTTATACTGCCAGATTGTTCCCCGCCTTGGAAGAACGCACAGTCGATCTGCCCGTAAATCAATTCCCGGATTTGCTGCTGCCTGCTAACAAACGCACTCAGGTCAAGAATGGAAACTACGCGTTTGTCGAGCTTCCCTCCTCCCTGCAGAAACGCGTATACTACGATCCTCTCCGTGCGAAGCTCGTAATGAAGGGATTCCTTAATGACAAGGATATCGCCGACTCAACCCTCACGGCTTCGCCGCCCGCTGTTTATGTGTTGGAGCCGAATGTCCTGACGCTTCAGGAAAAAGCAATTCTTGATGGCACGGCTGCGGGCAGCCCATTTGCTGATTTGCAAGGTGGCGCCTTCGCCTTGGCTATGGATACCCTTTTCGATCTCTGCCGCAACCCAAACCAACTAGATAAAGGTAGCAACGGTGTAGACCAGGCTTATCGCGTAGGTTTGGAACAAAAAATCAAACGGCAAATCAACGGACTTCCGATTACACAAACCAATTCCGGTATCGTTTCGTATGTGCGTGATGCCTCGAAGGGTGCCGAACAGCAGGCGCTCGGGCCAGGCTTGGCCTTGGTAGCTAACCCGGCATTCCTTGACCCCAATGATTCAACCCAGATTAGCTATGTAACGGTTGCAGAAAACAACAGTGATAGCCTGGGTTCCTCCCCGGTGGTGCTTCACATCGTCAAGGTGGACAAGAGCCAGCGGTATCGCGGCGCGATCAAAACCATCCTCTCGGATAACGTTTTTGATGAGAACATTGTCCTGCGTCATACGGCTGATTTCGGCGGCAATGCCGATGATCTCGTGTTTGAGTGGTGGTATCGCCCCGAAGATGGTACCACTGCCTTGACACCTGATCGTCAGGGACCGCCAAGTCCGTGGAAGCTTTTTGCTGATCCTTCCGGAAATTTAGGTAACGGGTTTTATCAATTGACGTTGAAGGGCAATCCAAGTGCTCCGGAAGCTTTGCTGGCCGATACGCTCTTCTTTGTCCGTTATCGTCATAAGAATGAAGTGACGAGCGGTGTGAACTGGGAAGTGCCACAACCCAACGGCGAGAGTCGTTGTGTGTTGAATGATTGCAAGCCGGGCATACCTTACGACTGGGCAGGCGCAGGCAATTCGACCCCCCAGGATTTGAATCAGGATGGGTTGCCTGATTACAAACCACAACTGGCCGAAGGCTGGATCAAACGGGTGTTGGATGCAGTTAACCCTTACGAAGCGCGCATCAACGACTTCACGGGAGATAGTCCGGCAACTTACTCCAGCATGATTGAGGAACTCGGCGCCCGCTATGAAGGACCGGTCGCCTTGAACCCGGACAAAAATGTGATTGAGAATGTTGGACTGATCGCGCTGTATGAAACGATCCTCCAACGTGGTCGCGGCCTGAGCATTGACTTATCAACGCCTGTTTCCACCCCCGCCATCGCGAACGCGCTGGAATTGGCCTCCACCCGTTTGGGAGACTTCTATATGTTGCTCGGCAACGAAGCCTATTCGGATTCCCAGAATCCCACCATAGGCTACGGCAGCGATAGTGTGCAATATGGCAGTCTGGCACCTTCTGTCTTTGCGTTCCAGAACCAGGTTTCCTCCCTCTTGGAGGAGGAACTGGCCCTGCTCCGTGGCCAGGACGACAACAAGGCAGCGCCCGTTTATAACCGCCTGTTCTGGAATTTCACCAAAGGTGAGGGTGAAGCAGCCTACGCGATGAAGTACAACATCAGCGATATGAACAAGGATGGCTTTATCGACGAAAACGATGCGATGATTCTCTACCCACAGGGGCATGGAGACGCATGGGGCCATTATTTGAGCGCCATAAAGATGCAATACGAATTACTGCGCCAACCCTACTTCAATTGGGTCTCGCGTTCAGAATTTTACAACCTGCAGGACATCGTGATTCCTGTGGATTTTCTGGATGAACGCAAATTTGCGCAAATCGCCGCCGCGAAAGCCAAGGCCGGCTCGGAAATCGTCAACCTGACTTATCGCGACAAGTACGTCGCTGATCCAAACGGTCAGTGGCAAGGCTATACTGATACTGACAAGACCCGCGCCTGGGGTGTTGAAGAATGGGCTCGGCGTGCAGGTCAGGGCGCTTACTTTGATTGGATATCCGCCAATTCATTGCTGCCAGCAGTACATCCCAATACCAATTACACAGGTATTCAAAAGGTCGACCGGACCACAGTGCAGGATATCGTGCTAGTCAGCGCAAGCCTTCAGGCCATCCAGACCAAGGTCGACGAAGTAAACAACGGCAACAACCCGCTGGGGTTGGAAAATGGTTCACTTTCATTTGACATTGATCCTCCCACTTTGGATGTCACCAATCCAACCACCGCACCTGGCAATGGACAAACCTTGTTCGATCAGATGTATCAACGGGCACTGGCGGCACTGGGCAATGCAAAAATAACCTTTGATAATGCGAATCAGCTTAACAACCTGATCCGACAGGTTGCGAATTCCCAGGCGGCATTTCAGGACCAGGTGTATCAACAAGATGTCTCATATCGCAACCAACTCATCGAAATTTTTGGCACCCCGTACGATGGCACAATTGGTTCAGGCAAGGCTTATCCAGCCGGATATCAAGGGCCGGACACGATGCTCTATATGTATGTGGATGTGAATAACGTCAACGACAGTACGGTTCCACAGCCGCCCGCCTCTTACTACGACGCTTATAAGAATCAGATTACGGGCGACGCCAAAGTAGTCAATGGTGTCGATAATAGTTGGAAGACCACGTACAATTTGACTTTCCTCAACGAAAATCAAATTACCAATTCCATTAATTATTCGGACTTCTCGGACACGAACAGCTTCCCGCTCGTGAATCAGTTGCAAAATCTTAACCTGCCAATCATGGCGTCGGGTTATACCTACACTGCACCGAGTGATTGGGGAAGCCGCCAGTCACCAGGCGCACTCCAGGACATCATCAATCAAATGGTGCAGGCCCAGGCAGATCTCAACACTGCAATTAGCGACTGGGACGGCACGCAGTATTCGATGATTTCCTCTCTGCAAATGATCAATGCCAAGTTTGATTATAACCAGAAGATTCGCGACAACATGAAAGGCCAGATTGCCTATGACTCTGTCATGGGAGCCCTGGGGTTGACCTTCAAGAGTATTTCCGCTGTCAGCGAGTTGTCGTCTGAGATTGCGGATGGCATAGGCGCGACAGCGGCCATGATGTTTCCGACTACCACGCCCACAGTCGGTTTGGCAGTATCTCTCGGTGACGCATTGGCCCCCGCCCGGGGAGCAATCAAGGGAGTAGGTTTTAGTGCCAAGACAACGTTTATCGGCTTCAAACTGCTGTTCGATAAACTGGCAGACGGTACCGATCTGGCTAAGTCGATTGGTGATTCCATTTTCGCTTTGGAAATCGATGGCGATGAAAGGGACCTGGATCTGATCCAAAATCTTTCAGAACTCCAAATCAATTCGTATAACGAGTCCAGCGCACGCGTGGTGGTGTTCAAACAGGTGCAAGTGCTCTCTGAACTCTCTGATCAATATCGCAGCAAACTGGCCGAAGGGTTTCGCTTGATGGAGGAACGGACAGCCTACAACCAACGCGTCGCGGCTCAAACCCAAAAGAATCGTTATCAGGACATGACGTTCCGGGTTTCCCGCAATGCGGCCTTGGAAAAATACCGGTCTGCTTTTGATCTCGCGGCTCGTTATACCTACCTCGCCGGCACGGCTTTCGATTATGATACCAATTTGGGATGGGATGATGCCGGTTCCCCGGCGGACATTCTTACCGATATCGTTCGTCAGCGGACAATCGGTCTGATCGGCAGCAACGGCCAGCCGGCGGTTGGGGCTGGAGGACTGGCGGAAGATCTTGCAAAACTGCAGGCAAACTATCAAGTCCTGAAGACTCGGCTGGGCATAAACAATCCGCAAATTGAAGAGGCCACTTTTTCAATTCGCAGCGAGGCTCTGCGCATCCTGAGCACTAATACTTCCGATGCCACCTGGGTTTCCACTTTGCGCAATTCGGCCATATATAAGAGCGACCTTTGGCAAGTACCCGAATACCGTCGTTTTTGCCGCCCCTTCTCCTCGGCCACCAACGGCGCACAACCTGGTCTTGTTATCACATTCAGCACCCAGATCCGTCCGAATAAAAACTTTTTCGGCTGGCCGCTTGGCGGCAAGGACAGCAGTTATGATCCGAGTGTCTACGCCACCCGAATCAGTTCTGCCGGTGTCTGGTTTTCCGGCTATGACACGGTCAACCTGCCCCAGACTCCCCGTGTTTACCTAATCCCCATTGGTCAGGACATCATGACAGTTCCGACCAGTCCGGACCTCGCAGTTCGGTTGTGGGATGTGGTGGATCAAAATATCCCGGTGCCTTATCCGGCGGATTCCGCCAACCTGAATGATCCAACTTACAAGCCGCTGACCGATAGTCTTAGTGGCTCTTACGGAGACATTAGAAGGTTCTCCAGCTTCCGCGCCTTTGGCTTCGATCACAGTCAGCTGAGCGCATTCGAACAGGGAAGCCTGATTTATAACGCTCGCTTAACAGGACGCTCGGCATGGAATACGAAGTGGATGTTGATTATTCCTGGGGCCACCTTCAACGCAGATCCAACGCACGGCCTCGACCTGTTCATCAACAGCGTCAAGGACATCAAACTCATCTTTAACACTTACGGGTATTCCGGAAACTGATCATCACAAAAGCAGTGTTATGAAGAAT
This portion of the Pedosphaera parvula Ellin514 genome encodes:
- a CDS encoding PA14 domain-containing protein; the encoded protein is MRRSGLNTAESLAVDEAGDVYVSGHFGSGSLTSDTSFDGSGQWRVDVVSASVGISDIYIANAVLGGAGATSTNTSYWDKINFGSGSDGGFGGDAPFPNGVANNFVLHATGEIYIPSDGVYTFSSSTDDGTSLSIDGTQVLVYTGSRGVGTTTGAIFLTRGLHFADYIQFQGGGATSAELLFTPPGSPYVYWLQPTKLRDTQNKAYVAKFDGGLTVFKNAYFTASETPGSGGAFHELQYAQGWVYAVGSWQGVANNPDIGLKDTSVNGSTDIDIVKLDTDLKLKGRATVKGSANNEGYSVSPDDNGNIYVVGSYGPGSVDFTGNGDRSSTDPTKDRKFTSLSSPQTSLFVAQLNSNLDFQWVNQPTSPIPGSFSTASKVRWNSVLQRLFWTGFFANGSLTLGQPTTQVTLNGTQGFLTVLQPDGTFTERVLLTVISDYGNSVSQIKPFGGPLVGGNPTSTNQQYVIKGVPVTASVPKIIFRKGQVDVISDDQADTRISNNGYSVDNNVATGNAESYTFTITKDTSVTFNWQVDYALNIDSDLSGTVGTGDPAHGLAGISGISSLASGNPVPSVQKHWVAKSDTVIATIDSETMDLNNPGLPIKYVVTGYSAAGPANPLNSLQTNFISFSGNEVRRQVPQFVMNGPASIQYRWKLKIGVQVNTTGPQSSGWPLVKVLKDPGQTNSLPPAQSNGTGSGTFYFDEHTSVDIGTLKNQGVVQVKGWLNGDGYIFANTGALSNLTSSFTVTTTNGVQTYVSTRVPDLVRPGRVMWDYGDRIFEETVYIGNSVTFSTVDDPAVKAILRSDLSPDHVDVSEGPQGSTGNDMGIWDPQGKKYYPLRPGVVLSYWFTSGDPAARVIIRLTFKYPVSPHYRHIAGTPAVNLDPSTNDLVSFNSLKYTEPTTSAAVDSSNNFTATGPGNTVLLFNETSSSGRGGQIQTYRVRVVQTKKWNDQLPATQVAYIGQKITSAYDTAGLGTGYLFFKNARYNPFIYNRDTITGPIIPVNLFPTAGPTEQLVVVWYENRDKITWPYQAVQYTPAWPTPATGLNRIVLASRYGNESVAADGTDQIVTPAKMIGTNVIPVETTFNPARFQQLKIYNQPDSTIPGYNPNEEHALLAPSLRSAAISPRPMAAYALRDNDLNVTNRDASYTSDPYVLVQFFDALDQEFKMKVYNIVRAATNLNAGDLSYEYSFNQEMNAGEPVIPFYPLVSVIGATPSAATYGRDGQPTAQRCFWKDHKGTGWAVSGDGFFYMYFYYPLSPDFWWPAADNKQPGDSVAWLSNTPRDTNAFFNIDYTRNDQNPTAQKILYTTSWPQNVPVLKVGETLTFPGGEYHADNPITTVIDDNGDLVTEDTPGLPGVVGWAAGEIIYDTLNPVMNDQTIFDRYTARLFPALEERTVDLPVNQFPDLLLPANKRTQVKNGNYAFVELPSSLQKRVYYDPLRAKLVMKGFLNDKDIADSTLTASPPAVYVLEPNVLTLQEKAILDGTAAGSPFADLQGGAFALAMDTLFDLCRNPNQLDKGSNGVDQAYRVGLEQKIKRQINGLPITQTNSGIVSYVRDASKGAEQQALGPGLALVANPAFLDPNDSTQISYVTVAENNSDSLGSSPVVLHIVKVDKSQRYRGAIKTILSDNVFDENIVLRHTADFGGNADDLVFEWWYRPEDGTTALTPDRQGPPSPWKLFADPSGNLGNGFYQLTLKGNPSAPEALLADTLFFVRYRHKNEVTSGVNWEVPQPNGESRCVLNDCKPGIPYDWAGAGNSTPQDLNQDGLPDYKPQLAEGWIKRVLDAVNPYEARINDFTGDSPATYSSMIEELGARYEGPVALNPDKNVIENVGLIALYETILQRGRGLSIDLSTPVSTPAIANALELASTRLGDFYMLLGNEAYSDSQNPTIGYGSDSVQYGSLAPSVFAFQNQVSSLLEEELALLRGQDDNKAAPVYNRLFWNFTKGEGEAAYAMKYNISDMNKDGFIDENDAMILYPQGHGDAWGHYLSAIKMQYELLRQPYFNWVSRSEFYNLQDIVIPVDFLDERKFAQIAAAKAKAGSEIVNLTYRDKYVADPNGQWQGYTDTDKTRAWGVEEWARRAGQGAYFDWISANSLLPAVHPNTNYTGIQKVDRTTVQDIVLVSASLQAIQTKVDEVNNGNNPLGLENGSLSFDIDPPTLDVTNPTTAPGNGQTLFDQMYQRALAALGNAKITFDNANQLNNLIRQVANSQAAFQDQVYQQDVSYRNQLIEIFGTPYDGTIGSGKAYPAGYQGPDTMLYMYVDVNNVNDSTVPQPPASYYDAYKNQITGDAKVVNGVDNSWKTTYNLTFLNENQITNSINYSDFSDTNSFPLVNQLQNLNLPIMASGYTYTAPSDWGSRQSPGALQDIINQMVQAQADLNTAISDWDGTQYSMISSLQMINAKFDYNQKIRDNMKGQIAYDSVMGALGLTFKSISAVSELSSEIADGIGATAAMMFPTTTPTVGLAVSLGDALAPARGAIKGVGFSAKTTFIGFKLLFDKLADGTDLAKSIGDSIFALEIDGDERDLDLIQNLSELQINSYNESSARVVVFKQVQVLSELSDQYRSKLAEGFRLMEERTAYNQRVAAQTQKNRYQDMTFRVSRNAALEKYRSAFDLAARYTYLAGTAFDYDTNLGWDDAGSPADILTDIVRQRTIGLIGSNGQPAVGAGGLAEDLAKLQANYQVLKTRLGINNPQIEEATFSIRSEALRILSTNTSDATWVSTLRNSAIYKSDLWQVPEYRRFCRPFSSATNGAQPGLVITFSTQIRPNKNFFGWPLGGKDSSYDPSVYATRISSAGVWFSGYDTVNLPQTPRVYLIPIGQDIMTVPTSPDLAVRLWDVVDQNIPVPYPADSANLNDPTYKPLTDSLSGSYGDIRRFSSFRAFGFDHSQLSAFEQGSLIYNARLTGRSAWNTKWMLIIPGATFNADPTHGLDLFINSVKDIKLIFNTYGYSGN